A section of the Deinococcus hopiensis KR-140 genome encodes:
- a CDS encoding aminoglycoside adenylyltransferase domain-containing protein: MLDLAAGRALGQALLGPPPGDVFACIPSTWVLEAVLEPLAWHAAHGAGSPNTVLNACRDWRYAVAGIWGSQKEGGNWARQQRPDLSVIAQALSARLPGTTLPSHAVLAFKARPHRWRTRALKAFV, encoded by the coding sequence TTGCTGGACCTTGCGGCGGGCAGAGCGCTGGGTCAGGCACTGCTGGGTCCCCCGCCCGGCGACGTCTTTGCCTGTATTCCTTCCACCTGGGTGTTGGAAGCCGTGCTGGAACCACTTGCCTGGCACGCCGCTCACGGGGCCGGTTCGCCGAACACCGTCTTGAACGCCTGCCGAGATTGGCGTTACGCCGTGGCCGGGATCTGGGGATCACAGAAAGAGGGCGGAAACTGGGCCAGGCAACAACGGCCGGACCTCAGCGTCATCGCCCAGGCGCTGTCCGCACGGTTGCCGGGCACCACCCTCCCGTCTCACGCGGTTCTCGCTTTCAAGGCACGCCCACACCGTTGGCGCACGCGTGCCTTGAAAGCATTCGTCTGA
- a CDS encoding alpha/beta hydrolase, with translation MYPQDFPPEDLQLEVDIVFSRHDLKLDILRSKCRLDYPVPAIIHLHGGAWIMFGKWAVDNVFLAREGYLTVSIDYRLAGEALFPAQIHDVKTAVRWLRKHATQLGIDAARTGVWGISAGAHLAGLLGTSAGVSELEGSDGGWAEEDSSVQAVGSVCGPMELAEPSWKHEEGPFPLFGKPIDEAVDQAVLASPITYISPRTPPFAFIHGRQDKVVPVLQSQLMHQRLLKAGGLTELHILEGGHEINMTHTAEMQRHLSNFFKNSLRG, from the coding sequence GTGTACCCACAAGATTTTCCTCCAGAGGATCTGCAGCTGGAAGTGGACATTGTATTTAGCAGGCATGACCTGAAACTTGACATTTTACGCTCAAAGTGCCGATTGGATTATCCTGTACCTGCCATCATTCACTTGCACGGTGGAGCGTGGATTATGTTCGGTAAATGGGCCGTGGATAATGTCTTCCTGGCCCGGGAAGGGTATTTAACCGTTAGTATTGATTATCGTCTCGCCGGTGAAGCACTCTTCCCAGCACAGATTCATGACGTCAAAACTGCTGTACGTTGGCTTCGGAAGCATGCCACCCAACTGGGAATTGATGCGGCACGAACCGGTGTATGGGGCATCAGCGCAGGAGCCCACTTGGCCGGTCTGTTGGGTACTTCCGCAGGTGTAAGCGAGCTTGAGGGAAGTGATGGAGGGTGGGCGGAAGAGGATTCTTCGGTTCAAGCAGTTGGAAGCGTATGTGGCCCTATGGAGTTGGCTGAACCATCATGGAAGCATGAAGAGGGGCCGTTCCCGTTATTTGGAAAACCGATAGACGAGGCTGTAGATCAAGCTGTGTTGGCCAGCCCGATCACTTACATTTCACCCCGGACGCCGCCGTTCGCTTTCATACATGGACGCCAAGATAAAGTCGTTCCCGTACTTCAATCCCAGCTGATGCATCAACGCTTACTTAAAGCAGGTGGATTAACTGAATTGCATATTTTGGAAGGTGGGCATGAAATCAATATGACCCATACTGCGGAAATGCAGCGCCACTTGAGCAACTTCTTTAAAAATTCCCTGAGGGGTTAA
- a CDS encoding GNAT family N-acetyltransferase, whose amino-acid sequence MPALFLNHRTLSPADELAFIQQKSQAPGTRGWWRPPEHELLACLNFQRHRRPQLAHGGVLGMSAPPTHRGQGTGQRLPQQLFSWVDTKQHVSRVELQVFPNGPGATNRTKRWGSFIKAISSRPCLSAPPSSTGWIWPCSGRQSHPLISNADDAAPARGIPCAGR is encoded by the coding sequence CTGCCTGCCCTGTTCCTCAACCACCGCACGCTCTCACCTGCCGACGAGCTCGCTTTTATCCAGCAGAAGTCACAGGCGCCGGGGACACGCGGCTGGTGGCGGCCGCCGGAGCATGAATTGTTGGCATGTCTGAATTTTCAGCGGCATCGTCGGCCCCAACTGGCCCATGGTGGTGTCTTGGGAATGTCGGCGCCCCCTACTCACCGCGGGCAAGGCACCGGACAACGCCTTCCTCAGCAGCTTTTCTCATGGGTGGACACCAAGCAGCACGTCAGCCGGGTTGAGTTGCAGGTGTTCCCAAACGGCCCCGGGGCAACAAACCGGACGAAACGTTGGGGTTCATTCATAAAGGCCATATCCAGCAGGCCGTGCTTGTCGGCGCCGCCTTCGTCGACCGGCTGGATATGGCCCTGTTCTGGCCGGCAGTCTCACCCGCTGATCTCCAACGCTGACGACGCCGCGCCGGCACGAGGAATTCCTTGTGCCGGGCGCTGA
- a CDS encoding glycosyl hydrolase family 18 protein, whose amino-acid sequence MSRVFACITPFLLLTLAGCNQGSPAPTRVTYTAPLQTLASTSALEVKYTVSSDWKSGFSATVQLTNHGPAINGWSVIWQYAGDQVITSLWNGSVTQTGKTVTVRNAGYNASIPTGGTVSFGFNARYPSGTPNAAPGAFTVNGVPTGGPAPTDPSEPTPAPLPAGDGRWVMGYYVGYLRNQYPLDAVKWSALTHLVVGRVTPNSDGSLNTHFDIGAVSGPLWAKAAVSGAHANGKRALLMVGGAGTHTAFTLAASEANRARFAANLLNLVDTYGFDGIDLDWEPIQAIDAAPLKALAQTLKQQRSSLLLTLPVAWVNANFPADAKPYHADLAGLFDRINIMSYAMNGVWGGWQSWHSSALRGAAPTTPSSLEASVNAYRAAGVPPQKLGIGIGFFGSCYSGVTGPRQSSSSMKLIADDNALSYTNIVTQYGAMTRNWDAGAQVPYLSSAAPAGPKGCQFVSYEDAQSIALKADYVRTAGLGGAIIWNINEGYLPGAAEGARDPLMTAVQEAFSK is encoded by the coding sequence ATGTCCCGGGTATTCGCCTGTATCACCCCTTTTCTTCTCCTGACCCTTGCTGGATGCAATCAGGGCTCTCCGGCACCCACGCGGGTCACCTACACGGCGCCGCTCCAAACCCTGGCCAGCACTTCTGCCCTCGAGGTGAAATACACGGTCAGCAGCGACTGGAAATCAGGATTCTCGGCCACCGTGCAGCTCACCAATCATGGTCCCGCCATCAACGGCTGGAGCGTGATCTGGCAGTATGCAGGTGACCAGGTGATCACCTCACTCTGGAACGGCAGTGTCACGCAAACAGGGAAAACCGTGACGGTCCGCAATGCCGGCTATAACGCTTCCATACCGACCGGCGGCACGGTCAGTTTTGGATTTAATGCCAGGTATCCGAGCGGTACCCCCAACGCGGCGCCCGGCGCCTTCACCGTCAATGGCGTGCCAACCGGAGGCCCAGCCCCCACGGATCCCTCGGAACCGACGCCCGCACCGCTGCCCGCAGGAGATGGCCGTTGGGTCATGGGGTATTACGTGGGCTACCTGCGTAACCAGTACCCTCTGGACGCTGTGAAATGGTCGGCGCTCACCCATCTGGTCGTCGGGCGGGTCACGCCCAACAGCGACGGATCACTGAACACCCACTTCGATATCGGCGCGGTGTCCGGACCGCTCTGGGCGAAGGCTGCGGTCAGCGGGGCACACGCGAACGGCAAGCGGGCGCTGCTGATGGTCGGCGGCGCTGGAACCCACACGGCATTCACCCTGGCCGCCTCAGAGGCCAACCGCGCCCGGTTCGCGGCCAACCTCCTCAATCTCGTCGACACCTACGGATTTGACGGCATCGACCTGGATTGGGAACCGATCCAGGCGATTGACGCCGCGCCGCTCAAAGCGCTGGCACAAACGCTCAAGCAGCAGCGGTCCAGCCTGCTCCTGACGCTGCCAGTGGCCTGGGTAAATGCCAACTTCCCGGCGGATGCCAAACCTTACCACGCAGACCTCGCCGGCCTTTTCGACCGCATCAACATCATGAGTTACGCCATGAACGGCGTGTGGGGAGGGTGGCAGTCATGGCACTCCAGCGCCTTGCGCGGCGCGGCGCCAACCACCCCGAGCAGCCTCGAAGCAAGCGTCAACGCCTACCGCGCCGCTGGGGTGCCGCCCCAGAAGCTCGGCATCGGGATTGGCTTCTTCGGCAGCTGTTACTCCGGTGTCACCGGCCCCAGGCAAAGCTCAAGCTCGATGAAACTGATCGCCGACGATAACGCCCTGAGCTACACGAACATCGTGACGCAGTACGGGGCGATGACCAGAAACTGGGATGCCGGCGCGCAGGTGCCGTATCTCAGCTCCGCGGCGCCTGCCGGACCGAAAGGCTGCCAGTTCGTGTCATACGAAGATGCCCAGAGCATCGCGCTGAAAGCCGACTACGTCCGGACGGCGGGCCTGGGCGGGGCCATCATCTGGAACATCAACGAAGGTTACCTTCCAGGCGCGGCTGAAGGTGCGCGCGATCCATTGATGACAGCGGTTCAAGAGGCTTTTTCCAAGTGA
- a CDS encoding ATP-binding protein: MAGLLWPETQEGTARNNLVQLLRRMKQTYGENLVRLSDPLELGPQVRVELPLWFAGTAVGADASPLLAGDLLDDVDFDGMPDLEDWLLAQRERVDAARTAALVKAAQQFEAEAQWAEAIGVTQALLAQNALSEDHYRRLMRLQYLSNDRTAALQTYQRCRQMLWQELRVEPMPVTTILAQEIEKGSVDLRPQPKAVQLPLAVQRPPVLVGRSAAWQALEEGWRRGQFIVLAGVPGVGKSRLMHDFVAAKGKALRIEARPGDMLVPYSTTARNLQAILVANPHYRLNAWQRRALAPLLPQYLEDGDLDLPNEMPLNAVIQDIFQMGVRDVEAIVYEDMQYADLASIEAGLIYISSAFPLGRASGIPHMLCTVRTDELNAGTAEVFRQMTLDGLAVQIELPALGEHDVSTLLRQLDVPLGEGIERRLVQFAGGNPLYLLETVRNLIENGTSLQRLPDRLPVPERVSQIIERRLGRLSTGALNTARAASILQSDFSIELVSEVLGAPLFDVARHWEELEAAQIMTGGHFAHDLIYEAILMGIPDPVLRLFHRSAARALLRSGASKARIAIHWHQGGVLNEAAPLYVEAAQEAFRLTRLQEARHFIELAAQLFSDQRDRDQANTVRRMGEALMGTGAVPQP, from the coding sequence ATGGCGGGCCTCCTGTGGCCGGAGACGCAAGAGGGCACGGCGCGCAACAACCTCGTGCAGCTGCTGCGCAGAATGAAGCAGACCTACGGGGAGAATCTCGTCCGGTTGTCCGATCCGCTGGAGTTGGGTCCACAGGTGCGGGTCGAACTTCCCCTGTGGTTCGCAGGGACCGCTGTCGGCGCAGACGCGTCGCCGCTCCTCGCTGGCGACCTCCTGGACGACGTGGATTTTGACGGCATGCCAGATCTGGAAGACTGGCTGTTGGCCCAGCGGGAACGGGTGGACGCGGCGCGGACAGCCGCGCTTGTGAAGGCCGCTCAACAGTTTGAGGCCGAGGCGCAGTGGGCGGAAGCCATCGGGGTCACCCAGGCGCTGCTTGCCCAGAACGCCCTGTCAGAAGACCATTACCGCCGGTTGATGCGCTTGCAGTACCTCAGCAATGACCGTACGGCGGCACTCCAAACCTACCAGCGGTGCCGGCAGATGCTCTGGCAGGAGCTTAGGGTTGAACCGATGCCCGTCACCACGATTCTCGCTCAGGAGATCGAAAAAGGCAGCGTTGATCTGCGCCCTCAACCGAAAGCGGTCCAGTTGCCTTTGGCCGTTCAGCGCCCTCCGGTGCTGGTCGGCCGGTCCGCCGCCTGGCAGGCCCTTGAAGAAGGCTGGCGCCGGGGTCAGTTCATCGTGCTGGCCGGCGTCCCTGGTGTCGGGAAGTCACGCCTGATGCACGACTTTGTGGCGGCGAAAGGAAAGGCGCTTCGGATAGAAGCGAGGCCTGGGGATATGCTGGTGCCTTATTCCACAACAGCCCGGAATCTTCAGGCGATCCTGGTGGCAAATCCGCATTACCGTCTGAACGCGTGGCAGCGGCGGGCCCTGGCGCCACTCCTTCCGCAGTATCTGGAAGACGGCGATCTGGACCTGCCGAACGAAATGCCTTTAAATGCAGTGATTCAGGACATTTTCCAGATGGGCGTCCGGGACGTTGAGGCCATTGTCTATGAAGATATGCAGTATGCCGATCTGGCTTCGATCGAAGCGGGACTGATCTACATCTCAAGTGCCTTTCCATTGGGCAGGGCCAGCGGCATTCCGCACATGCTCTGCACGGTCCGCACCGATGAACTGAATGCCGGTACGGCGGAAGTTTTCCGTCAGATGACCCTGGATGGTCTGGCGGTCCAGATCGAGCTTCCAGCGCTGGGCGAACACGACGTTTCCACCCTGCTGCGGCAGTTGGATGTCCCCCTGGGGGAAGGCATCGAGCGCCGCCTGGTTCAGTTCGCGGGCGGAAACCCCTTGTACCTGTTGGAGACGGTTCGCAACCTGATTGAAAACGGCACGTCCCTGCAGCGCCTGCCGGACCGCTTGCCAGTTCCGGAAAGGGTCTCCCAAATCATTGAGCGCCGTCTGGGGCGGCTCTCTACGGGCGCGCTCAATACTGCCCGGGCCGCGAGCATCCTGCAGAGCGACTTCTCCATTGAGTTGGTCTCCGAGGTGCTGGGCGCCCCCTTGTTTGATGTGGCCCGTCACTGGGAGGAGCTTGAAGCGGCGCAGATCATGACTGGCGGTCACTTCGCCCATGACCTGATTTACGAAGCGATTCTGATGGGTATTCCCGACCCTGTCTTGCGGCTTTTTCACCGCAGCGCTGCGCGCGCGCTGCTCCGGAGCGGGGCCTCAAAGGCGCGCATTGCCATTCACTGGCACCAGGGGGGCGTGCTGAACGAAGCCGCGCCTCTGTATGTCGAAGCGGCGCAGGAAGCGTTCCGCTTGACGCGCTTGCAGGAGGCTCGGCATTTCATCGAGCTCGCCGCGCAGCTGTTCTCCGATCAGCGTGATCGCGACCAGGCGAACACCGTTCGCCGAATGGGCGAGGCCCTGATGGGCACGGGAGCTGTCCCTCAGCCCTAA
- a CDS encoding IS66 family transposase: MRQSLGRDLALRCQKRRDKARRFLHEEGVALGSNQAERDFRTVSVKRKISGGFRSVGGGKNVVTHHGNRPCSGELPWFFAVRTGVVADAPTLPAHPNPGPLLGSDGEFPLPSP; the protein is encoded by the coding sequence ATGAGGCAATCCCTGGGGCGCGACCTCGCGCTGCGATGTCAGAAGCGCCGGGACAAGGCGCGACGCTTCCTCCACGAAGAAGGGGTAGCCCTTGGCAGCAATCAGGCCGAGCGTGACTTCCGAACGGTGAGCGTGAAGCGCAAGATCTCCGGTGGTTTTCGTTCTGTTGGAGGTGGGAAAAACGTGGTTACCCACCACGGGAATAGACCTTGCAGTGGGGAGTTACCCTGGTTTTTCGCAGTTCGGACAGGCGTCGTCGCAGATGCCCCTACTCTACCCGCTCATCCAAATCCAGGCCCCCTGCTGGGCAGTGACGGAGAATTTCCATTGCCCTCACCGTAG
- a CDS encoding DUF4865 family protein, producing the protein MHAMQYEFTLPADYDMQIIRHRVATKGHATDQFPGLGLKAYCVRFRGEQGSTIHQYAPFYLWANPDGISQFLLGEGFKGLSGSFGRPAVRRYIGLQYLPGQAATQQPVAASRRTDRIPPDDELHGVLDRHLAQALERAALSQVYATAVAFDPQAWEIVHFTLWTDVVPNEDDVQYAVLHVSQPGIDQLYLAPQAPNLPSQPR; encoded by the coding sequence ATGCACGCCATGCAATATGAATTCACGCTGCCTGCCGACTACGACATGCAGATCATCCGTCACCGCGTCGCGACCAAAGGGCACGCCACCGACCAATTTCCGGGGCTGGGTCTGAAAGCCTACTGCGTTCGTTTCCGCGGCGAGCAGGGCTCCACCATTCACCAGTACGCCCCTTTCTACCTCTGGGCCAATCCCGACGGGATCAGTCAGTTCCTGCTGGGCGAAGGCTTCAAGGGACTTTCGGGCTCCTTCGGCCGGCCGGCCGTGCGCCGGTACATCGGCCTTCAGTATCTGCCGGGTCAAGCGGCCACGCAGCAGCCTGTCGCGGCCTCCCGGCGCACCGACCGCATCCCTCCCGACGATGAACTGCACGGCGTTCTGGACCGTCATCTCGCTCAGGCCTTGGAGCGCGCCGCCCTCTCCCAGGTGTACGCCACGGCCGTTGCCTTTGATCCACAGGCCTGGGAAATCGTCCACTTCACCCTCTGGACGGACGTTGTGCCCAACGAAGATGACGTGCAGTACGCAGTGCTGCACGTCTCACAACCCGGCATCGATCAGCTGTACCTGGCCCCTCAGGCACCGAACCTCCCCTCACAGCCACGTTGA
- a CDS encoding cupin domain-containing protein, translated as MYSRKVSDLTTAPGPAALFTGQVWVDALTPDAPDIETKILRVTFTPGARTAWHIHPHEQILVVTLGRGLLRRKGETPQVMNQGDTFIVQAGEEHWHGAAPDSLMQHLAVQPAAASQATQWLAHVADGDDHLLPR; from the coding sequence ATGTACAGCCGGAAAGTCAGCGACTTAACCACAGCGCCAGGGCCAGCAGCGCTCTTCACCGGTCAGGTGTGGGTGGACGCGCTTACCCCGGACGCCCCGGACATCGAGACGAAAATCCTACGGGTGACCTTCACGCCCGGCGCCCGGACAGCGTGGCATATCCACCCTCACGAGCAGATCCTGGTGGTCACGCTCGGCCGCGGCCTCCTGCGGCGCAAAGGCGAAACCCCTCAGGTCATGAATCAGGGCGACACCTTCATTGTCCAGGCCGGCGAGGAACACTGGCATGGCGCCGCGCCCGACAGCCTGATGCAGCACCTGGCCGTTCAACCAGCGGCCGCATCACAAGCCACGCAGTGGCTCGCGCACGTCGCCGACGGTGACGACCACCTGCTCCCCCGCTAA
- a CDS encoding tautomerase family protein, whose translation MPFVRLSLLQGKSPAYLKQLADSVHEALVEAFEVPPDDRFQVIHQHMESEFYFDAQYLGIQRSRNQVFIGITAGRARSTTTKTSFYRCLTQKLSDSLGLRPEDVMVTITMNTAEDWSFGCGVAQMLGSAPVPGHLQEA comes from the coding sequence ATGCCGTTTGTTCGCCTCTCGCTGCTCCAGGGCAAATCCCCGGCGTACCTCAAACAACTCGCAGACAGTGTCCACGAGGCACTTGTCGAAGCGTTCGAGGTCCCGCCAGATGACCGCTTTCAGGTCATCCATCAGCACATGGAAAGTGAATTTTACTTCGACGCCCAGTACCTCGGCATCCAGCGCAGCCGCAATCAGGTCTTTATCGGCATCACCGCTGGACGCGCCCGCTCGACCACCACCAAGACCTCGTTCTACCGGTGCCTGACTCAGAAACTGTCCGATTCCCTGGGGTTACGCCCCGAGGACGTGATGGTGACGATCACGATGAACACCGCGGAAGACTGGTCATTCGGATGCGGCGTCGCCCAGATGCTCGGGTCAGCACCGGTACCGGGACACCTTCAGGAGGCCTGA
- a CDS encoding PhzF family phenazine biosynthesis protein has translation MEQDHVHASVVNAFTMNGAGGNPAGVVLDAGRLTRAQKQSVAAKMGLSETAFVSPSATADFKLEFFTPTRQIAHCGHATIATFSLLAQQGQLRGQTSSKETIDGRREIMLDGDRVYMQQLAPKFTPLGETSVTLPQVLGALGLTPDELLSGAAPLVVNTGNAFLVIGVNSNAVLAGLQPDMEKIGEISDALQLIGVYAFAPAVQNPNHHADARMFAPLYGIPEEAATGMAAGPLGAYLHQILGVQANPILIGQGAHMTPPSPSELEVHLSVAPGVITAVTVGGRATKRESRDFRLSEL, from the coding sequence ATGGAACAGGATCACGTGCACGCCAGTGTTGTGAACGCCTTTACGATGAATGGCGCGGGAGGCAATCCTGCTGGGGTGGTTTTGGACGCAGGTCGGCTGACCAGAGCCCAGAAACAAAGCGTTGCAGCAAAAATGGGGCTCTCGGAAACCGCGTTTGTTTCTCCTTCCGCAACGGCTGACTTTAAACTGGAATTCTTCACCCCCACGCGCCAGATCGCGCATTGTGGGCACGCAACGATCGCAACGTTCTCCCTCCTGGCGCAACAAGGGCAGCTGCGTGGGCAGACGAGTTCGAAAGAGACCATCGATGGACGGCGCGAAATCATGCTGGATGGTGACCGCGTGTACATGCAGCAGTTGGCGCCGAAATTCACGCCGCTGGGTGAAACTTCCGTGACGCTGCCGCAGGTGTTGGGGGCCTTGGGGCTCACGCCCGACGAGTTGCTTTCCGGCGCCGCGCCCCTGGTGGTCAATACCGGAAACGCCTTCCTGGTGATCGGGGTGAACTCAAATGCCGTGTTGGCCGGGCTGCAACCCGATATGGAGAAGATCGGCGAAATCAGTGACGCGCTGCAGCTGATCGGCGTCTATGCGTTCGCACCAGCCGTGCAGAATCCCAACCATCACGCTGACGCGCGGATGTTCGCGCCGCTCTACGGCATTCCTGAGGAGGCGGCCACAGGAATGGCCGCGGGACCACTGGGAGCGTACCTCCATCAGATTCTGGGCGTGCAGGCCAACCCCATATTGATTGGCCAGGGGGCCCACATGACGCCCCCCTCGCCCAGCGAACTCGAAGTGCACCTTTCTGTAGCGCCGGGCGTCATCACCGCCGTCACCGTTGGAGGACGGGCCACAAAGCGGGAAAGCCGTGACTTCCGCCTCAGCGAACTCTGA
- a CDS encoding LysR substrate-binding domain-containing protein has translation MRRHTNLDMDALRTLVYGVDLGSFSQAALKLSRSPSAISTQLKKLEAQVGTELLRKSGRGLVLTDAGESFLVYARRLLELNDEAVAAVRGSKMEGAVRLGVQEDFGESLLPQVLGAFARSHPRVNIQVRITRNADLLAGVNKGELDLALAWGETRTAYVESLATLPVRWFGPREPAQVLRHPLPLAVFESPCLFRTLATACLDAVGIPWKVTFTSPSLAGLWAALSAGLGVTPRTALGVPQGVRPLDHADLPDLPRIALSLHRSEATASPAVARLTELVKQTVDDVIEQRAI, from the coding sequence ATGAGGCGGCATACCAACCTTGATATGGACGCGCTGAGGACACTGGTCTACGGCGTCGATCTGGGCAGCTTCAGTCAAGCGGCGCTCAAACTGTCGCGGTCACCGTCGGCCATCAGCACCCAACTCAAAAAGCTGGAAGCCCAGGTGGGAACCGAACTGCTGCGCAAATCGGGACGTGGCCTGGTCCTGACAGACGCCGGTGAGTCGTTCCTGGTGTATGCCCGCCGCCTTCTGGAACTGAACGACGAGGCCGTGGCCGCAGTTCGCGGCAGTAAAATGGAAGGTGCGGTCCGCCTGGGCGTCCAGGAGGACTTCGGTGAATCACTGCTTCCGCAGGTGCTCGGCGCCTTCGCACGCTCACATCCCAGAGTCAACATCCAGGTGCGGATCACCCGCAACGCCGACCTCCTCGCTGGGGTAAATAAGGGAGAACTCGACCTCGCGCTGGCATGGGGTGAAACCCGAACAGCCTACGTGGAGTCCCTGGCCACCCTCCCCGTCCGCTGGTTTGGTCCGCGGGAACCGGCCCAGGTCCTTCGGCATCCTCTGCCTCTGGCCGTATTTGAAAGCCCCTGCCTTTTCCGCACACTGGCGACGGCCTGCCTCGACGCCGTGGGCATCCCCTGGAAGGTAACGTTCACCAGCCCCAGTCTGGCAGGACTGTGGGCTGCCCTCTCTGCGGGTCTTGGCGTCACACCCCGCACCGCGTTGGGGGTGCCCCAGGGTGTGCGGCCGCTGGATCACGCGGACTTGCCTGATCTTCCCAGAATCGCTTTGAGCCTGCACCGTTCAGAAGCAACGGCGTCGCCAGCCGTAGCGCGCCTCACGGAACTGGTCAAACAGACCGTGGACGACGTGATCGAACAGCGCGCAATCTAG